In one Umezawaea sp. Da 62-37 genomic region, the following are encoded:
- a CDS encoding sugar efflux transporter: MVVISGTTPAPFRLVSLVPLAAVSAAVGLSSALALPFMSLFLSTEVGASPVALGTFLLITPLASLVASTLLGRLSDARAVRRTLLIVGATAGSAGYALFTVLRNYWVLLLVSTTLVAVASSLLPQMFAYAKQVLERGGSTKAPLIITALRTVISLAWVAGPPVAALLVAKTGFTGLYTATALAYAVVALLSSRLPEVAAAPPVEEAAEPVVPGPRPSLPLSVVAFILLQSGVTLGVITVPLFVTEQLHGTTTDAGLVLGLCAGLEIPLMMGFGVLATRIDHRKLVLAGATAALGYHCAMLLAQNTWQVAAAQVLNAVVISAVMGIGISYFQNLSPGRPGHATTMFTNSTTISSMLAGPLLAVAQLLTYRTAYGMSLVMSVLGLGFLLLARPRTS; encoded by the coding sequence GTGGTCGTCATCAGCGGAACAACCCCCGCCCCCTTCCGGCTCGTGTCACTGGTGCCGTTGGCGGCCGTGAGCGCCGCGGTCGGTCTCAGCTCGGCGCTCGCGCTCCCGTTCATGTCGCTGTTCCTGAGCACCGAGGTCGGCGCGAGCCCGGTCGCGCTGGGCACGTTCCTGCTGATCACGCCGCTCGCTTCGCTGGTGGCCAGCACCCTGCTCGGCAGGCTGTCCGACGCGCGGGCGGTGCGCCGCACCCTGCTGATCGTCGGCGCGACGGCGGGGAGCGCCGGGTACGCCCTGTTCACGGTGCTGCGGAACTACTGGGTGCTGCTGCTGGTGTCCACGACGCTGGTCGCGGTGGCGTCGTCGCTGCTGCCCCAGATGTTCGCCTACGCCAAGCAGGTGCTGGAACGGGGTGGCTCGACGAAGGCCCCGCTGATCATCACGGCCCTGCGCACGGTGATCTCGCTGGCCTGGGTCGCCGGGCCGCCCGTGGCCGCGCTGCTGGTCGCGAAGACCGGGTTCACCGGCCTGTACACGGCGACGGCGCTGGCGTACGCGGTGGTGGCCCTGCTCAGCTCCCGGCTGCCCGAGGTGGCCGCGGCGCCGCCCGTCGAGGAGGCGGCCGAGCCGGTGGTCCCCGGTCCCCGCCCGAGCCTGCCGCTGTCCGTGGTGGCGTTCATCCTGCTCCAGAGCGGGGTGACCCTCGGCGTGATCACGGTTCCGCTGTTCGTGACCGAGCAGCTGCACGGCACCACGACCGACGCGGGCCTCGTCCTCGGCCTGTGCGCCGGGCTGGAGATCCCGCTGATGATGGGGTTCGGGGTGCTGGCGACGCGGATCGACCACCGCAAGCTCGTGCTCGCGGGCGCCACGGCGGCGCTCGGCTACCACTGCGCCATGCTGCTCGCGCAGAACACCTGGCAGGTCGCCGCGGCGCAGGTGCTCAACGCCGTGGTGATCTCGGCGGTGATGGGCATCGGCATCTCGTACTTCCAGAACCTGTCGCCGGGCCGCCCCGGTCACGCGACCACGATGTTCACCAACTCGACCACGATCTCGTCGATGCTCGCCGGACCCCTGCTCGCCGTCGCGCAGCTGCTGACCTACCGGACCGCCTACGGCATGAGCCTGGTGATGTCCGTGCTCGGCCTCGGATTCCTGCTGCTCGCCCGCCCCAGGACCAGCTGA